The nucleotide sequence TCAAAATGTTTGCTGTTCCTTCCTGGATTCCTTCACGAGTCACATACTGAGTCATGTCCTCTCAGCAAGATTGTTTAATTCTTTTGTCAGGCCTTTTAGTAGGcctgtctcctacatctcccCCTTTTTGTTTCTGTAGATAACTGAATATAGTCAAGAAGgctaactgttgctgctgcttctttcgTGTTCTTCTCCAGACTATACAGAGATAAAACTTAATGATTAATAAAACATTGCAACTAATTATAAGTCCATAACCATAGGATTTGATTTGTTTGAGAGGATTTAAGGAAGACAGTCCATCAGCTATAGCATTAAGCAAAGAAGAGCCAGTAATCACATCAAGTTTTTTATTAAACATGCTTAGAATGTCACGTTGTAACTCTTGTATATCTAATGTAATATTTCCTTGATTTAGTAAATATCGTTTAACTTTATCCCAGTTAAAAGTCGATtgattatacatatttatgtgcAGTCACACAGAATGATGTGTAATTCCAGTCACACTTTAGTCTTGTTTTTGTAGACTTACCAATTGATCTCCtaataaaataacagaatattGTAAGCCAGCCACTTGTGAAGCcaatttttcatctattttttgttGAGTGGACCAAAGAACGTCTGCATCCTTATGCCATTCTTGTACAAAATGAAGTTTGAACAGGTTGATGCAATGCGACACTGCTGTAGTGGTGGTTATTGCTATAATTCCCAGAATAGCTGCTATTTTACATACCAATaaatctttttgttcttttaaaagttgcttttataatttcttcTATGGCATAAAGAGTAGGGCTTTCTTGCCAGCCTCTTTGTAAATCCACTGGTATCCAAATACCTGTCcaagtttttaaaacataaatacttTGCCAGGATTCATTCAAAGGAATGGTATTGTTTAAACAAGTATAAAAAGAACAATTTATACAATTTATGAGACCAGTAGAGATGTTACACATCACTGGCCCTAACATAAGCACAAAAGGTAATCTTACACAGGCCTGAATAGTATGAGTAGaatttttagtaaaattaaaagTTGCCTTAGGATCGTTTAAGATATATTCAGTATACTGGCCATTCCAAGCCTTAAGGGTTTTTAAAGCCATAGGTATCTTCCAAATCTCATTATGTACTGGGTGATGGATAAGGTGAGGAATGGGGGGAGCAAATCCCTCTCCATGCCATATCAAAGATGCATTTCCATATGTATTAAGTGTGTTATTATGATATATCCATGGACTAGAAATACTTGTTCCTTTAATCTTAGGGGTTCCTCTAGGGCCCTAATCTATAATCTGTCCCTCAGGAGTATTTAGTAACAGATGACCTTCAGACCCTCTACCATTTTTCCACTGGATCCAGTCCTCCATCCATACCATGTCCTATTCTTAAAAGCATAGCCTGGGAGATTAGGAGGACTATAATGTATGGtggaattttctctttctttaaaagtaaGTGCTGTTAATAAGAAAAAAGTGTTCTTATTCTCTCCAGGCTTTTCTACAATAGAAAGCCATCCCCGGAATCCCATCTTTAAACAGAATTCTCCAAATCCTATACAAATGGATGTGCTATCTGTTCTTACTGTATAATTTTTTAGAGATCgtccttcttcctcttttaaaGGAAGGCTTGGATCATAAGGACCAGGAAGCCAGGCTGAATCATTGACAAATATGGGAATACTGAATCTTGCTATGTAATGGGTCTTAATAAAGGAGGATTGAGAATATATGCCCAATAATGATGACTGGAATCAGCTTGAACACTTACTGACGTTGTGATAAGGGTTACCATAGCCAGTAGTAGATTGGCAGATGTTTTTGGAAGGCCATGATGATGAACTAGGCTCTCAGTGCCCTGTGATAACTTATCTGCCCCCAAGTGGGTATTGTGGCAGTTCACGCTCACTTGGTCTTGGCAGGCCCAAGTTCTAACGTAAGGTGTGGCATGGCATGCGTCAGAAGTCTGGAGGGTGGGTCTATATCaaatcatgtttttttctttccaataccAGATTCTCCTCCTCGGGATCCATCGGTGTTCATTTCCTCTATTAAGATAAGAGCATACCCTCTTCCTTGTTTAAGCATGATACCCAGCTTCCATTCCCTGTCCTCCTTCCACAATATTTTTTGCCAAACCTCCTATAAGGGAGAAACTTTAAGGGAAGTATCTTTAGTCTGTTGTGAAAAGTTCCAGTGAACCTCAGCTGCTGGTTTCTCATATGGCCCTCTTGTGTCCAAAAAATTTAGAGTAAAAAGAGCTAGAGCTATTTTATCCTTAGGGGAAACAGGTCCCAAAAGCCATACTGTCCTCCCCCTTTTTGTTTCTGTAGTATAAGTTTTAAAGTTCAGTGGGCACGTTTGATGATGGCTTGTCCTTGAGGATTATAAGGAATGCCTGTAATATGTTTAATAGACCAGTCAgctaaaattttttgaaagatatgACTTTTATAAGAAGGCCCATTGTCAGTTTTTATAGTTTTCGGTAGGCCCATATAGGCAAGAGCTTGTCGTAAGTGAGGGATACATTGAACAGTTGACTCTCCATTATGAACTGAAGCAAAAATCATTCCAGAATATGTGTCAATGGAAACATGTATTAAACCTAAATTACCAAAACAGGGCATATGAGTAACATCAGTTTGCCATAAGTCATTAGGATATAATCCACAAGGATTTACGCCTTCCTGATTTATGGGCACTATTGTGGAAGTCTGACAGGTAGGGCATTGAGAAACAATATTTTTAGCTTGTTGTCGGGATAActgaaaacaatattgtaatCCTCTGACGTTAATGTAAGTTAAATCATGAAACTAAGTGGGAGTAAGGAATGTAGTTAATTTAACATCAATCTGGTCATTACCTTCTGATAAAGGTTCTGGTAATTGAGAATGAGAGCGGATATGAGTAATATGAAATGGAAATTGTTGATTCCTAACTATATcttgtaatttcaaaaataactgaTGAAAAAATTCCCGAGACAGGAATATGAATAATTTCTATCTGGAAACTTACCTTAATAGCATATTGAGAATCTGAGATAATATTAATGGGTATTACAATGTCTGACAGGACAGTAATTATGGCATCTAGTTCAGCTTGTTGTATTGATGAATATGATGATTGCCAAATTTTGGTGGTTGGACCATAATATCCATCCTTATATTCTTTATTTGCATCTGTAAAAAAGATAGGAGCACACTCGATAGGTTTTGTTTTAGTTATTCTAGgcaatttaaaaacatgttttttaagaaaattaatttagaagatggatcagatcagatcagtcgctcagtcgtgtccgactctttgcgaccccatgaatcgcagcacgccaggcctccctgtccatcaccaactcccggaattcactcagagtcacgtccatcaagtcagtgatgccatccagccatctcatcctctgtcgtccccttctcctcctgcccccaatccctcccagcatcagagtcttttccaatgagtcaactctttgcatcaggtggccaaagtactggagtttcagctttagtatcattccttctgaagaaatcccagggtgacAATCAATTGTACCAATAAAATCAGATAATGCTATCTGCCATTCCATGTTTTGTGCAAAAAGTCATTCTATCTGACCTTTAGCTAAAGGAACTATTATATATTTGGGATCATATCCTGAAATTTGTCGAATACGAGTCCTcgatttaaaaatcaatttactaATAAGGTCTACATAGGTAGtcaataattttgtttgtttatggggTAAAAATACCCATTgtaattataaattcattttgcCATATTATTCCTGTAGGAGAATGAGGTGTAGGAATAATTAAAGCAGTTAAAGGTTGTTGAATATCAATTCGAGATAACTATTTTTGTTGCATGCCTTGATTCATTTCTTGTAATTCTCGATTGGCTTCAGCTGTAAGTGTTCATGGACTGCTAAGATCTGTATCTCCTTTTAGAGTATCAAATAAATTTGTCAAAGCATAATTAAGGATACCCAGTGTAggtcatcagagaaggcgatagcaccccactccagtactcttgcctagaaaatcccatggacagagaagcctggtaggctgcagtccatggggtcacgaagagtaggacaggactgagcgacttcacttgcacttttcactttcatgcattggagaaggaaatggcaacccactccagtgttcttgcctggagaatcccagggacggtggagcctggtgggctgccgtctatggggtcacatagagtcagacacgactgaagtgacttagcagcagcagcagcagtgtaggtCATAACCAATTAATATCTCCTAATAATTTTTGCAAGTTGTTCAGAGTATTAAGGTGATCAGTTCTAATTTGTATCTTTTAAGAGGATACTGTATGACGATTAAGAATGTATcccaaataattattttctgtattttatccgGGGCAATTATTAAGCCAAATTCTTTCAATATATTTTGAGTGTCTAAAAATATATGGTGCAATAACTGATTATCTGGATAAGCCAATAaaatatcatccatataatgTATAACATAAGCCTGGGGATATTTCTGTCTAATGATAGACAAGGGctgattaataaaaatgtgacATAAAGTAGGactttcacggagaaggcaatggcacccccactccagtactcttgcctggaaaatcccacggacggaggagcctggtgagctgcagtccatggggtcgctaagagttggacacaactgagcgacttcactttcacttttcactttcatgcattggagaaggaaatggcaacccactccagtgtttttgcctggagaatcccagggataggggagcctggtgggctgccgtctatgggatcgcacagagtcgaacacaactgaagcgacttagcagcagcagcagcaggactattCATCATCCTTGAGGTAAGACAGTCCATTGATATCTCTGACTGGTATTAATGCTAGGACAGTAAAAGCAAACTTAGGAGCATCAGAAGGATctaaagaaacagtaaaaaaacAATCTTTTAAGTCTATTATTGTAAGATGTCATTTTTTAGGAATCATAGATGGTAAGAAAATACCTGGCTGTAAGGCTCCCATGGGTTCCATTACAGCATTAATTTTTCTTAGGTCTGTTAATATTCTCCATttacctgatttcttttttacaaCAAAAACTGGGGAGTTCCAGGGGCTAGTAGATTCAATTATATGTCCTTGTTCTTTATGTTCTAGTATTAGTTCATATAATGCTTCCAATTTTTCTCTGGTTAAGGGCCACTGCTCCATCTATATAGGTTTTTCTGAAAGCCAAGTCAGTTTTAATGCAGTCTTTTTTGAAGCAGTGGCCCCTAGGATAAATTTGGATTTTGGAAAGGGTTATACCCCATATTGGCCATAATTTGTTTAGCTTGTGGGGATATAGTGGGTATGGTTACATATGCTCCCCATTGCATTAATAAATCTCGTCCCCCAAAATTGATTGGAATATCTGCAACCAGAGGTTGCAAAGTGGCAGTTTGTTGTTTTGGGCCTTTACAGAGCATTGTTTGAGAGCTCTGACAGATATTATTCATAGTCCCTATTCCTGTTATAACAGTAGAAACTGATTTAATGGCCAGGAATGAGGTCAATGTTTTATAGCTATTATTGAAACATCAGCTCCTGTATCCATGAGCCCAGGAAATCTCTTTCCCATTATTTCTGTATCTAGTTTTGGTCTCTCATCAGTAACATAGGTCTGCCAATATACTTGGTTTCCCGTACTTCCaaatcctcctcctctttttctagGGGATTAATCTTTATGTAAGGCAACAGAAGGGAGTTGTGTAATTCAGTCTCCCTTATTTATTTGATATGGAATATTAGCACTCATCATAACATGAATTTCCCTTTCAAAGTCTTCAATGATTCCAATTTGTACTTGAATGCCCTTTATAGTTAGACTACTTCTACCAATCATAAGTCCAACAGTATTTTTTGGAAGAGGACCCCATATTCCTGTAGGAATTTTACATACTCTCATAGATGGCATCAATAATTGATTATCTAGGGCAGGAATATCTATTGCTGCGCTGCCCGaggttactgctactgctactgctaagtcatgtcaatcgtgtctgactctgtgcgaccccatagacagctgtccaataggctcctctgtccctgggattctccaggcaagaatactggagtgggttgccatttccttctccaatgcatgaaagtgaaaagtgaaagtgaagtcgctcagtcgtgtccgactcttagcgaccccatggactgtagcctaccaggctcctccgtccgtgggattctccaggcaagagcactggagtgggttgccattgcctgagGTTGCTGGGAGTAAATCATAGATTGattgttttctaatatttgagTGGGATATGTGAATGGGACTGCATTCCATGAGCGCGGATTGTTTTGGGAGCCCCTAGCTCGGCTCAGAAAGGTGTTTCCCAACAGAGGAGTCCTGTCTTTATGAAATTTGGAATGGCATTGATTAGCCCAgtgatttcctttttgaaattTAGAACATAATCCAGGGGCTTTAGCTTCCCCTTTTcgatcattattatttattttacaatcttTTTTCATTTGTCCCAGTTTTCCACATCCatgacatttaattttattgtccttttttccttttgaaagggCCTGTGCCAATAACTGCATCTTATAGGGTTCTGATCCAGTATCATGACACGCCTTTATATAATCTTCCAAGTTGCTTCcctgagcttttatttttttatttttattttatttttcttccctgagcTTTTAAAGGTTGGAGAGCCTTTTGGCATTCAGAGTTAGCATTGTCATAAGCCAACAGCTGTAAAAGCATGTCCCTTAGATTAGGTTGAGATACCATGctcattaaattttttcaaagtctGGCTATAAAGTCAACATAAATGTCTCCATTAGACTGTCTAACTTGTGTAAATGATGGAGTAGTATGTCCAGGAGGATTAAGTTTTTCCCAAGCTCTTAAACATACAAATCGTACTTGGGAGAGGACCTGATCATCAAATTGTAATTGAGCCTGTATTCCAAAATATCCTCCTGACCCCATCAGCTGATCCAAGGAAATGTTAATAGGGGGATTTGAAGCAGCATTTTTATGAGCTTGTTGATTTGTTTCATCTTGCCACCAggttttaaattgtaaaaattcAGAGGATGAAAAACAAGTTCTTGCAACCGTATCTCAGTCAAAAGGGATCAGCCTTTCAGCTTGTGCAAGTCCTTGAATTAAACCCATAGTATATGGAGAGTTAGTACCGTATTGTGTACATGCTTGTTTTATCTCTTTGACTGTCTTAAAAGGCAGAGGGTGATAACCATAAGTAATAGCACCTTGTGGATATTGTGGACCAGGGGAAACCTGAGTGACCACCACGGGGAGGGCTAGGGCATCTTCATCCCCTTGTAGTTGTGCCTGTCTAATTCCCCTTTGAAAGGGAGAAATATGGTTGGGCACTGTCAGATGAGGTTCAAAATGCCGTCATCCCATGGAGTCTCCGGATCTAAAGGGGGTGGCTCTGTTAAGGGTGCTGAAGGATGAGCCACATTAACCATGGGAAAATGATCATTATTCCcacgattttattttcttttgctcttttcgTTTGGGGCGCAGAGGTGCTTTTCCCCCTTCAGAATCACTATTCTCATATAAACAAGATTCATGTATTGTCTCTACAGAATTTTCAGAATCGGAGGCTTCTGAATGTAATGGTCCTAGCGCAGTGCTAATAAGATTCCCCAGTGACCAGACAAAGGACTACGTTCCCCACTATGATAAGCTCTGCGTAGGCAACGCATaacttcttgctattctttataCCTTAAAGTCCCTCTATCTGGATCAAGTCAATAGCAATGTTTTTCAATAGCAGAAAGTAAGTCTTTTAAAGCAGAATGAGAAACTTGCACTCCCAAGGTTTTCAACAAAGTCTTTTAAGACTTGCATATATgcttagggcttcccttatggctcagacggtaaagcgtctgcccacaatgcaggagatcagggttcgatccctaggtcgggaagattttctggaacaggaaatggcaacccatgctcCATTGTTACCCTGATTGAATTATTCATGGGGTGTACTCACCAGGTACTTTCCACGTCCACCTCTTCGGTTGGAATTCCCTGCGTTCCTTGCCTCCTAAGGAGAAGCTTCGAAAGCTGGTTTCCCTTTCAGGTCCCCGTTGGGGCGCCACTTGTCGAGTCCAGCTCGACAGCACAGGTTCCCCAAAGCGCCGCCGTGGCAAAAGAGTGAGAAACACTCAAGAAAGTTACAGCGGGGATCAGGGAACCAACACCCCCACGAGGTGAAGGCGCCCAAACTGATCTCAAGTCTGCTTTATTATACTTTTTGAGACTTGCTTGTACGTGTTTACATGAGCATAGCAGGTCAGGTGGCCTTCAATGATAATCCTGTGCagttaacatttaatatttttgtatccCTGTTTTTCTGCCTCAAGGACAGAGACCCAGGTAATCTTTATGTGCCTCCCAGGCACCAAGGATAGGAACAGTCTGTTGATGGCTTTCCATCCCAGGTGTCcatcctgctttcaagatgtttTCTGTTCCTTCTTGGATTCCTTCAGGAATCACATACTGAGTCATGTCCTCTCAGCAAGATTGTTTAATTCTTCTGTCAGGCCTTTTAGTAGGCCTGTCTCCTACAAAAACGATTCTTTAAGCCGCAGCAGCTGTTCAAATAAATGAACCTATTTTTCTTCACGGCTTCGAAGTGGCTCTAAAGGTAATCAAAACCAACAGTTCTTTAaggtttattaaaattaaatcattcCCAAGTTAGCATCTTTAAGTCTCACATTTTGATCCGCTCCCATCCTCTGTCCTTGCCTATGTCAATCACTCTCTAATGCATACTTTACAACCCGAAACTTGGGCTCTTTCCTGGGTGTTCCTGGCCCAGTACTGCCCAAGACTTCAGGGCCCAGAGCTCACAAAAGTCAGCGTGGACCCACAAAACAGCCCCAGAGATTCTCCTCCTAACCTGCACAAGTGTCTACACTAGCCAGGGTCCGAAACCGGAATCAAGGCGACCCCGCCAAGAAAAGTAAGAAGAGCATCCCGGGGCGGGAGGTGGGTGGGTTGCAGCCGAACCTTATCCGGCTTGTAGGGGTCACGCAGGGTCACGCACGGCGCCGCAGAGCCTGCCGGGAGCTCCGTGCGCAATGGCGACGCCAAGCCTCCGGGGTCGGTTAGCACGGCTTGGGAATCCGCGGAAGCCTATACTGAAGCCCAATAGGCCTCTCATCCTAGCTAACCATGTCGGGGAACGGCGCCGGGAGAAGGGCGGTGAGTCCTCTGAGCCTTGGAGGCCCCAGAGCGGAAGCCGGAATAGTGCTGAAGGCTACTGGGTGGGAGGGTCGGAAAGTAAGGGTTTCTTTGTGACTGAGGATCCTTCCGTTCTGCTCCTCCAGAGGCGACCTGTATCACGGAGATGTCGATAATGATGGCTTGCTGGAAGCAGAATGAATTCCGCGACGAAGCGTGCAAAAAAGAGATCCGCGACTTCTTCGATTGTGCTTCGAGGGCTGAGGTGACAGGAGGCTTCTGGGTTGCCCTTTTGAGAGGAAAATAGGGGGCATACAGTAGTGGTTCTTCTGCTCTTGCTTGGTGATAAGAAAGTCCCTCTCATTCTGAAAGGGAGAGGAGATTTTTGGAAGCTACTTGATCACGCCAGAGTGGGAAAGGTTACTGTTTTGAAATCGCTGTGATGCTGAGAGATTTGTTTCATTGCTTTCAGCTTTACCGGGTGCAAAATGAGGTTAATAATTAATATTcgttttatagaattttttttatcaagTGAAGACATGCATGGGAACGccactttttaaagtttaaattgcTTTTCAAATAGACATTATTGTTTAAAGTAAACtagagacagtaaaggacaggttGTTTAGTTTCCAGACTAAATTGCCGACTGGGAATTGTATACTAAATTGTATAATTCAGATTTTACAATCATTCGTGGATCCGAAGTCCTATGAATGAAAGGGAACTGGGAAGAGGACACAGATCTCCAGGCTGGTTAACACCTTAGCGTAATTTGGGTT is from Bubalus bubalis isolate 160015118507 breed Murrah chromosome 4, NDDB_SH_1, whole genome shotgun sequence and encodes:
- the CHCHD1 gene encoding coiled-coil-helix-coiled-coil-helix domain-containing protein 1 — its product is MATPSLRGRLARLGNPRKPILKPNRPLILANHVGERRREKGEATCITEMSIMMACWKQNEFRDEACKKEIRDFFDCASRAEAARKMRSVQEDLGELGSLPPRKLNKLLQRFPNKPHLS